CAGGCAGGCCGCGCCGTGCACGGCGTAGGTGGCGGCGATCTCGGCGGGCGCAAAGCCCTCGCGGATGACGCCCTTCGAGGGCGAGGCTTTCTTGATTTCAGCGATGACGCCGGCCTTGCCCTGCGAGATCTTGTCTTCGATGGCCTGGGCGAAACCGCGCACGTCCTGGCGCGCCTGCGCTTCGCGCAGGACTTCGGCTTCGCTGCGCATCTGGCGAGCGGCGGCGACTTCCTCAGCCTTGACGGCGAGGATCTTCGCGAGAATATCGTTCATTTCTGGAATGTCCGGGTGTATGCGCAGAATTCTTCCAGCTTGGCTCGCGCCGCGCCGGTGGAAATTAGTTCAAATGCTAGCGCTAAGGCTTCGGGAATGGAATCGGCTTTGTTGCCGGCATAGATGGCGAGCCCGGCGTTCAGGGCGACGATGTCTCTGGCCGCGCCCTCGACATTCTCCAGCGCCTCTATGACAAGCTCGCGCGACTGCTCGCGATTGGACACCTTGATGCTCCGGTTGGACATCATGGATAGCCCGTAGTCCTCGGGATGGATCTCGTATTCACGGACCACGCCGTCCTTCAGTTCGCCGACCATCGTGGCCCCGCCCAGCGAGGCTTCGTCCATGCCGTCCTTGCCGTGCACGACCAGCACGTGGCGCGAACCCAGGCGTTCCAGCACGCGCACCTGGATGCCGACGAGGTCGGGGTGGAACACGCCCATCAATTGGTTGGCGGCGCCGGCCGGGTTGGTCAGCGGACCCAGGATGTTGAAGATCGTGCGCACCGCCAGTTCCTTGCGGACGGCGGCCACGTTCTTCATCGCGCCGTGGTGGGCGGGCGCAAACATGAAACCGATGCCGGTCGCCTGGATGCATTCGGCCACCTGTTCCGGGGTCAGCACCAGGTTGGCGCCCAGCGCCTCCAGCACGTCGGCGCTGCCGCTGGACGACGAGGCGCTGCGGTTGCCGTGCTTGGCAATCGGCACGCCGGCCGCGGCCGCGACGAACATCGCGGTCGTGGAAATGTTGAATGTGTGGCTGCCGTCGCCGCCCGTGCCGCACATGTCCAGCAGGTCGTTCGGATTGGGCGTGACCACGGGCGTGGCGAACTCGCGCATGACCTGGGCCGCGGCGGTGATCTCGCCGACGGTTTCCTTCTTGACGCGCAGGCCCATCAAGAGCGCGCTGGCGATCTGCGGCGACATCTCGCCGCGCATCAGCATGCGCATCAGGTGCAGCATTTCGTCGTGGAAAATTTCGCGGTGTTCGATGCAGCGCGTCAGCGCTTCGGAGGGGGAAATCGTCACGGTGCGTCCTTTCAGGCGAGGTTCAGGAAATTGCGCAGCAGGGCGTGGCCGTGCTCACTCAGTACGGATTCGGGGTGGAACTGTACCCCGTACAGCGGCAGCGTCTTGTGCCGCACGCCCATGATGTCGCCGTCAGGCGCCGTCGCAGTGACCGCCAGGCAGTCCGGCAGGGTGGCCGGGTCGATGGTCAGCGAGTTGTAGCGGATGACAGTGTACGGCGTCGGCAGGCCTTCAAAGATGTCAGTGCCGGTGTGCGACAACTGGATCGTCTTGCCGTGCATGATCTGCTGCGCACGCACGATGTCGCCGCCAAAGGCCGCGCCGATGGCCTGGTGGCCCAGGCACACGCCCAGAATGGGCTTCTTGCCGGCGTATGCCTGGATCAGCGGCACCGAGATGCCGGCCTCGGCCGGCGAGCATGGACCGGGCGACACGCAGATCTGGTCGGGATTGAGCGCAGCCACTTCTTCGAGCGTGATCTGGTCGTTGCGCGCCACGCGCACATCGACGCCCAGTTCGCCAAAGTACTGCACCAGGTTGTAGGTAAAGGAATCGTAGTTGTCGATCATCAACAGCATTTTTTTCTCCTCGGGGCCGTTCTGCGGCCCGGGCGGTGTCGGTTGGGCCGGGGCCTTTAGATGGGTTCGTCCAGGCCGTGCTGCACCTGCTCGGCCGCGCGCAGCACGGCGCGCGCCTTGGCTTCGGTCTCGGCCCATTCGGCTTCGGGGTTCGAATCGGCCACGATGCCGGCGGCCGCCTGCACGTACAGCGTGCCGTCCTTGATGACGCCCGTGCGGATGGCAATCGCCACGTCCATCTCGCCGCCGTAGCTCAGGTAGCCGGCCGCGCCGCCGTAGATGCCGCGGCGCACGGGTTCCAGCTCGTCGATGATCTTCATGGCCTCGACCTTGGGGGCGCCGGTCAGCGTGCCGGCCGGGAACGAGGCGCGCAGCACGTCCATGCTGCTCATGCCGGGGTTCAGCGTGCCGGTCACGTTCGACACCAGATGCATCACGTGCGAGTAGCGCTCGATCACCATGGTGTCGCTGACCTTCACCGAGCCCACCTGCGCGACGCGGCCCACGTCGTTGCGCGCCAGGTCGATCAGCATGACGTGTTCGGCGATTTCCTTCGGGTCCGCCTTCAGTTCGGCCGCCAGCGCCGCGTCTTCCTCGGGCGTGCCGCCGCGCTTGCGGGTGCCCGCCAGCGGACGGATCGTGATCTGCGACTTCGGCTCGCCGTTTTCCACCGTGCGTTCCTGGCGCACCAGGATCTCGGGCGACGCGCCCACCACCTGGAAGTCGCCAAAATTCCAGAAGTACATATAGGGGGAGGGATTGAGCGACCGCAGGGCGCGGTAGAGGGACAGGGGCGAATCGCGGAAGGGCTTGGCGATGACCTGGCCGATCTGCACCTGCATCAGGTCGCCGGCGGCGATGTGTTCCTTGGCGCGCAGCACGGCCGCCAGGTAATCCTCTTTCTTGAAATCGCGCCGTTCCTCGGTCTGCATGCTGGCGTGGCTGTACGGAATCTCCACGGGGCGGCGCAGGCGCGCGCGCAGGTCGGTCAGGCGCTGCTGCGCGCGGCTGTAGGCCTCGGGCTGGCTGGGATCCGCGTAGACCATCAGGTAGATGCGGCCGGCCAGGTTGTCGACGATGACCAGCTCGTCCACGTGCATCAGCATCAGGTCGGGCGTGCCGCCTTCCATGCCGGCCGGAAACGGCTTGACCGCAGGACCCAGGCACGGCTCGATGTGGCGCACGGTGTCGTAGCCGAAGTAACCGGCCAGGCCGCCGCAGAAGCGCGGCATGCCCGGGCGCAGCGCGACCTTGAAGCGGCTCTGGTATTGCTCGATGAAGGCCAGCGGATCGCCATCGTGCGTCTCGGCGACCTTGCCGTCGTGCAGCACCTCGGTGCGCGTGCCGCTGGCGCGGATCACCGTGCGCGCGGGCAGGCCGATGAACGAATAGCGGCCGAAGCGCTCGCCGCCCACCACGGATTCCATCAGGCAGGTCATGCGGCCGGCCAAGGGGCCCGAGTGCGCCAGCTTCAGGTAGATGCCAAGCGGGGTGTCCAGGTCGGCGTAGGTCTCGGCCACCAGCGGAATGCGGTTGTAGCCTTGTGCCGCAAGGGCCTTGAATTCGATTTCGGTCATGTCGGGTCTCGTAAGCGGTGTCTGCTTTCGGACCGGGCACGCAACAAAAAACCCGGTCCAGTTGACTGGTTCCGGGTTGGGCGCTGTTTACACAGTGTCGGCGCTAGGCGGCAAGGTCGCGTCTAGGGCCGGGAAGGGGAATCATCGCCACCCGGAAGACAAACGCCACCAACGCCACGAGGCGCCGAGCATTTGGTTCTGGATGGAAACGTTCATTTAGCGGTTCGGTAATGAGTACGCGGTAGTGAATTCTTGCTTGAGTGGCAACGCGCTTCAAGCGGGGACTTTTGCTGCGTTCTGGTTCTGATTCCAGAGCGCGACCCACTGGGCGGCGTCAACAAGCGTGTCAACTATACCATCGACATCCAGCTCGCGCACGTCACGTCCTTCGTTGTAGCCATACGGCACCACCAGGACCTGCGTGCCCGCGCTGCGGCCGGCCTGCGCGTCGTTGATCGAATCGCCGATCGTCACGGCCTCGGTCACGTCCACGCCCATCAGGTCGCACGCATGGTGGATCTGGTCGGGATCGGGCTTGCGGCGCTCGCAGGTGTCGCCGCACACCACGGCCTCGAAAAAGCCCGCCAGCCCCGTGCGCTGCAGCAGCGGCAGGGTGAATTCCGTGGGCTTGTTGGTGACCACGGCCAGCTTCAGGCCCTGGTCGCGCATAAGCTTGAGGCCTTCGATCACGCCCGGGTAGACCTGCGCGCGCTCGCCGTTCACCAGGTGGTAATGGCGGTAGAAGGCCTCGCGGGCGCGCTGGAATTCGTCGGGCGTCGGGTCGGCGGCGTCGAGCGAACCGGCAAGGCTGCGCCGCACCAGGTTATCCACACCCTTGCCGACGAACGTGGCAACCACGTCCTCGCGCAGCGCGATCATGCCAAGTTCAACGCGCATCGCGTTGGCGGCGAAGGCCAGATCGGGAATGGAGTCGAGCAGGGTACCGTCCAGGTCCAGCAGCGCGGCGCGAAAAGCGGTCATGTCGTATTCCTTAAACGGCGGTGGTTTCGCCGATGGCGATCTGGTCGCGCATGGCCTTGATGATGCCGGCGTAATCCGGCTTGCCGAAGATGGCCGAGCCGGCCACGAACGTGTCTGCGCCCGCGGCGCGGATCTCGGCGATGTTGTCGATCTTGACGCCGCCGTCCACCTGCAGAACGATCTCCTGGCCGCCGGCCTGCATCCACGCGTCGATGCGGGCGCGGGCCTCGCGCAGCTTGGTCAGCGCCGCCGGGATGAAGCTTTGGCCGCCAAACCCCGGGTTCACCGACATGATGAGCACCAGGTCGATCTTGTCCATCACGTAGTCCATGTAGGACAGCGGCGTGGCGGGATTGAAGACGAGACCTGCCTTGCAGCCGTTTTCGCGGATCAGGGACAGCGTGCGGTCCACGTGGGCGCTCGCGTCGGGGTGAAAGCTGATGTAGTCGGCGCCGGCCTTGGCAAACTGCGGCACCAGCGCGTCCACGGGTTCGACCATCAGGTGCACGTCGATCGGCACCTGAACGTGGGGGCGGATCGCGGCACAGACCATCGGGCCGATCGTCAGGTTGGGGACATAGTGGTTGTCCATCACGTCCACGTGGATCCAGTCGGCGCCGGCGGCGACGACGTTGCGGACTTCCTCGCCCAGCCGGGCGAAGTCAGCCGACAGGATGCTGGGAGTAATGCGGGTGGAGGCCGTTTGCTTGGACATGATGTTCGGGGTCGGGGAGGGCATAATGTGCCATTATTGCAGTTTGAGGCGCCGCAGCGGGTATGCCCCGGTTGGCGCGCCTGAAATTCCGTCTTCCAAGCGTGGGCGCCAATGTTGCGCCGCCCGCGTTCAGCCACACAGGGAAGGACTGTGAAACCTTACGACCTGAGCGTCTCTGTCTCGCCGCGCTTCGTGCCCGAACAGTCCGACCCCGGCGAACAGCAATTCGTGTTCGCCTACACCGTCCGCATCACCAATACCGGCGAACATCCCGCGCAGGTGATCAGCCGCCACTGGATCATCACCGATGGCAACCAGCGCGTGCAGGAAGTGCGCGGCCTGGGCATCGTGGGGCAGCAGCCCCTCCTGGCCCCGGGCGAGACCTTCGAGTACACCAGCGGCTGTCCCTTGCCCACGCCGGTGGGCACGATGCGCGGCATCTACCACTGCGTCGGCGAGAACGGCATTCCGTTCGAAGTGCCGATCACCGAATTCGTCCTGGCCATGCCGCGCACCTTGCACTGAGTATGGTCCGGCCTTCCGTTGCACGTTTTTCCCTCTGCACATGAAGCGCATTCTTAGCCTGTCCGTGCTGTCGATTCTGCTGGCGGCATGTTCCACCCCCTCGGATATCCCCCCTGAATCCGGCCTGCCCGCCACGCCCGGCGCGCGTCCGCCCGCGGCTGACGGCCCGCTCGTCGTGCCGCCGCTGGGCTCGCTGCCCGACACCGCGCCGCGCGCGCTGGCCGGCAAGATGAAGCCCGCCAACTGGTCCGAGCTGCCCGGCTGGAGCGCCGACGATCTGTCCCAGTTCTGGCCCCTGTTCCTGCGCAACTGCAAGGGGCTGATGCGGCCCACCAGCGGCAACCTGGCCGCGCCCGCGCGCGCCACGCCGCGCGCCTGGCAGCCGGTCTGCGCCGCGGCCATCGATCCGGCCCGCGCGCCCGCCGCCGGCGACGCCGAAGGCGTGCGCCGTTTCCTGCAGACCTACCTGCAACCCTGGCGCCTGAACGCGGCCGACGGCAAGCCGGCCACCAATACGGTGACGGGCTACTACGAACCCCTGGTGCGCGGATCGCGCCGCCAGGGCGGCGTCTATCAATGGCCGCTGTACGCGGTGCCGGCCGATCTGCTGACCATCGACCTGGGTTCCATCTACCCCGATCTGGCCGGCAAGCGCGTGCGCGGCAAGCTGGACGGCAAGCGCGTCGTGCCGTACGACACGCGCGCCGCCATCGAATCGTCGTCCGGCCGCCGCCCGCCCGTGGTGGTCTGGGTGGACGACCCCGTGGACAACTTCTTCCTGCAGGTACAGGGCTCCGG
The DNA window shown above is from Achromobacter spanius and carries:
- the apaG gene encoding Co2+/Mg2+ efflux protein ApaG, with protein sequence MKPYDLSVSVSPRFVPEQSDPGEQQFVFAYTVRITNTGEHPAQVISRHWIITDGNQRVQEVRGLGIVGQQPLLAPGETFEYTSGCPLPTPVGTMRGIYHCVGENGIPFEVPITEFVLAMPRTLH
- a CDS encoding murein transglycosylase A, which produces MKRILSLSVLSILLAACSTPSDIPPESGLPATPGARPPAADGPLVVPPLGSLPDTAPRALAGKMKPANWSELPGWSADDLSQFWPLFLRNCKGLMRPTSGNLAAPARATPRAWQPVCAAAIDPARAPAAGDAEGVRRFLQTYLQPWRLNAADGKPATNTVTGYYEPLVRGSRRQGGVYQWPLYAVPADLLTIDLGSIYPDLAGKRVRGKLDGKRVVPYDTRAAIESSSGRRPPVVVWVDDPVDNFFLQVQGSGRVQLTDGPDAGKTIRVAYADHNGQPYASIGRWLIDRGELTADQASMQNIRAWAQRNPKRVPEMLNANPAVVFFREEAVIDPEQGPKGAYAIPLAPRRSVAVDATFVPLGTPLFLSTTYPASDRPLQRLVFAQDTGTAIRGAARADFYWGYGEEAGQQAGRMKQRGQMWLLWPKQAGEPSAR
- the trpD gene encoding anthranilate phosphoribosyltransferase, with amino-acid sequence MTISPSEALTRCIEHREIFHDEMLHLMRMLMRGEMSPQIASALLMGLRVKKETVGEITAAAQVMREFATPVVTPNPNDLLDMCGTGGDGSHTFNISTTAMFVAAAAGVPIAKHGNRSASSSSGSADVLEALGANLVLTPEQVAECIQATGIGFMFAPAHHGAMKNVAAVRKELAVRTIFNILGPLTNPAGAANQLMGVFHPDLVGIQVRVLERLGSRHVLVVHGKDGMDEASLGGATMVGELKDGVVREYEIHPEDYGLSMMSNRSIKVSNREQSRELVIEALENVEGAARDIVALNAGLAIYAGNKADSIPEALALAFELISTGAARAKLEEFCAYTRTFQK
- a CDS encoding phosphoglycolate phosphatase, coding for MTAFRAALLDLDGTLLDSIPDLAFAANAMRVELGMIALREDVVATFVGKGVDNLVRRSLAGSLDAADPTPDEFQRAREAFYRHYHLVNGERAQVYPGVIEGLKLMRDQGLKLAVVTNKPTEFTLPLLQRTGLAGFFEAVVCGDTCERRKPDPDQIHHACDLMGVDVTEAVTIGDSINDAQAGRSAGTQVLVVPYGYNEGRDVRELDVDGIVDTLVDAAQWVALWNQNQNAAKVPA
- the trpE gene encoding anthranilate synthase component I — encoded protein: MTEIEFKALAAQGYNRIPLVAETYADLDTPLGIYLKLAHSGPLAGRMTCLMESVVGGERFGRYSFIGLPARTVIRASGTRTEVLHDGKVAETHDGDPLAFIEQYQSRFKVALRPGMPRFCGGLAGYFGYDTVRHIEPCLGPAVKPFPAGMEGGTPDLMLMHVDELVIVDNLAGRIYLMVYADPSQPEAYSRAQQRLTDLRARLRRPVEIPYSHASMQTEERRDFKKEDYLAAVLRAKEHIAAGDLMQVQIGQVIAKPFRDSPLSLYRALRSLNPSPYMYFWNFGDFQVVGASPEILVRQERTVENGEPKSQITIRPLAGTRKRGGTPEEDAALAAELKADPKEIAEHVMLIDLARNDVGRVAQVGSVKVSDTMVIERYSHVMHLVSNVTGTLNPGMSSMDVLRASFPAGTLTGAPKVEAMKIIDELEPVRRGIYGGAAGYLSYGGEMDVAIAIRTGVIKDGTLYVQAAAGIVADSNPEAEWAETEAKARAVLRAAEQVQHGLDEPI
- a CDS encoding aminodeoxychorismate/anthranilate synthase component II, translated to MLLMIDNYDSFTYNLVQYFGELGVDVRVARNDQITLEEVAALNPDQICVSPGPCSPAEAGISVPLIQAYAGKKPILGVCLGHQAIGAAFGGDIVRAQQIMHGKTIQLSHTGTDIFEGLPTPYTVIRYNSLTIDPATLPDCLAVTATAPDGDIMGVRHKTLPLYGVQFHPESVLSEHGHALLRNFLNLA
- the rpe gene encoding ribulose-phosphate 3-epimerase, with the translated sequence MPSPTPNIMSKQTASTRITPSILSADFARLGEEVRNVVAAGADWIHVDVMDNHYVPNLTIGPMVCAAIRPHVQVPIDVHLMVEPVDALVPQFAKAGADYISFHPDASAHVDRTLSLIRENGCKAGLVFNPATPLSYMDYVMDKIDLVLIMSVNPGFGGQSFIPAALTKLREARARIDAWMQAGGQEIVLQVDGGVKIDNIAEIRAAGADTFVAGSAIFGKPDYAGIIKAMRDQIAIGETTAV